A single window of Acidobacteriota bacterium DNA harbors:
- the xerC gene encoding tyrosine recombinase XerC, whose protein sequence is MQKYLDDFMKHLKYERNSSPHTLRNYESDLVQFYDYIAPPDKNGKRRSVNVRDIDHLTIREYMASLYEKKKKKSSIHRKVASLRTFFRYLCREGVLEMNPAKLVASPRVERTLPNHLTIEQMVRFIETPDTETLLGKRDRAMLELLYASGLRVSEMVGLNLTDIDFTNQTVRVKGKGRKERIVPFGSHALTALQDYLGVRGELLIEADPENADPATLFFNYQGTRITTRSVGRMVDKYVKMCAEIQHISPHSLRHSFATHLLDAGADLRAIQEMLGHVRLSTTQKYTHVSTDKLMEVYDRAHPKA, encoded by the coding sequence CGCCGCACACACTGCGGAATTACGAAAGCGATCTGGTTCAGTTTTACGATTACATCGCGCCGCCGGATAAAAATGGCAAGCGGCGTTCGGTCAATGTGCGCGACATTGACCACCTGACCATCCGCGAATACATGGCTTCGCTGTATGAAAAGAAGAAAAAGAAAAGCTCCATCCATCGTAAAGTCGCCAGCCTCAGAACCTTCTTCCGTTACCTTTGCCGCGAAGGCGTGTTGGAAATGAACCCCGCCAAACTCGTCGCTTCGCCGCGCGTCGAACGTACGCTGCCCAATCACCTGACCATCGAACAGATGGTACGATTCATCGAAACGCCGGACACGGAAACGCTTTTGGGGAAACGCGATCGCGCAATGCTGGAATTGCTGTACGCCAGCGGATTGCGCGTATCAGAGATGGTCGGGCTGAATCTGACCGACATTGATTTCACCAACCAAACCGTTCGTGTCAAAGGCAAAGGTCGAAAGGAGCGAATCGTTCCCTTTGGCAGTCACGCGCTGACGGCGTTACAGGATTACCTGGGGGTGCGCGGCGAATTGCTGATCGAAGCCGATCCGGAAAATGCCGATCCGGCGACGCTGTTTTTCAACTATCAAGGGACGCGCATCACAACACGATCCGTGGGAAGAATGGTGGATAAATACGTCAAGATGTGCGCTGAAATTCAACATATCAGTCCGCACAGCTTGCGGCATTCGTTCGCCACGCATTTGCTGGATGCCGGAGCCGATCTGAGAGCGATTCAGGAAATGCTCGGCCATGTGCGGCTTTCAACCACGCAAAAGTATACGCACGTTTCTACCGACAAGCTGATGGAGGTTTATGACAGGGCGCACCCGAAGGCTTGA
- a CDS encoding PQQ-binding-like beta-propeller repeat protein: MLIRRLLILCLFCVSTVLANAQDRWPQFRGAQSSGVAEDPKLPDKWGATENVAWKTDIPGVGWSSPIVWGNQVFLTSVINSGDTEPPKKGLYFGGERPIPPSEHRWMVYAVNFQTGKILWEREVFKGIPKFSRHLKNSFASETPVTDGERVYAYFGNVGLFVFDMKGTLVWKQMFDAKKTRFGWGTAASPVVYKDKLFLVCDNDEQSFLLALDKKTGKQIWKVDREVGTNWATPYIWENGQRTELIVPATKVVRSYDLDGKVLWEFKGMSSIAIPMPFSKHGLLYITSGYVGDQHRPVYAIKPGASGDISLKEGETSNQFIAWYQRQAGPYNTSPIVYGDVYYTLLDRGFFTAHDAKTGKEVYGKQRIDPAAGAFTSSPWAYNGKIFCLSEDGDTFVIQAGSEYKLIGKNSLDEMCMATPAIAKGSLIIRTATKLYRIANNAQK; the protein is encoded by the coding sequence ATGCTGATTCGTCGTCTGCTGATTTTGTGTCTGTTCTGTGTTTCCACAGTCCTGGCCAATGCGCAAGACCGCTGGCCACAATTTCGCGGCGCGCAATCTTCGGGAGTGGCCGAAGATCCCAAGTTGCCGGACAAATGGGGCGCGACGGAAAACGTTGCCTGGAAAACAGACATTCCCGGTGTCGGATGGTCTTCGCCGATTGTTTGGGGCAATCAGGTCTTCCTGACTTCGGTCATCAACTCCGGCGATACAGAACCGCCAAAGAAAGGCTTGTATTTCGGCGGCGAACGTCCGATCCCTCCTTCGGAACATCGCTGGATGGTGTATGCCGTGAATTTCCAAACCGGCAAAATCCTGTGGGAACGCGAAGTGTTCAAAGGCATTCCGAAGTTTTCGCGGCATTTGAAAAACAGCTTTGCATCGGAAACTCCGGTCACAGATGGCGAACGCGTTTATGCGTATTTCGGCAATGTCGGCTTGTTCGTCTTTGATATGAAAGGCACGTTGGTATGGAAACAAATGTTCGACGCGAAAAAGACCCGCTTCGGATGGGGCACGGCGGCTTCGCCGGTTGTGTACAAAGATAAATTGTTCCTCGTCTGTGACAACGACGAACAATCGTTCTTGCTGGCGCTGGACAAAAAAACCGGCAAGCAAATCTGGAAAGTTGACCGCGAAGTCGGAACCAACTGGGCTACACCATATATTTGGGAAAATGGTCAGCGTACAGAGCTAATTGTTCCGGCGACAAAAGTCGTTCGCTCATACGATCTGGACGGCAAAGTGTTGTGGGAATTCAAAGGCATGTCTTCAATTGCCATTCCCATGCCGTTTTCCAAACACGGATTGTTGTACATCACTTCGGGTTATGTGGGTGATCAACATCGCCCGGTCTACGCCATCAAACCCGGCGCTTCTGGCGACATTTCGCTGAAGGAAGGCGAAACCAGCAATCAATTCATTGCGTGGTATCAGCGCCAGGCTGGGCCATATAACACATCGCCGATTGTCTACGGCGATGTGTATTACACCTTGCTGGATCGAGGATTTTTCACCGCGCACGATGCCAAAACCGGCAAGGAAGTCTATGGCAAACAACGCATTGATCCGGCGGCGGGGGCCTTTACTTCTTCGCCGTGGGCGTACAACGGAAAGATTTTCTGTTTGAGCGAAGACGGCGACACCTTTGTCATTCAGGCGGGCAGCGAATACAAACTGATTGGCAAAAATTCGCTGGATGAAATGTGCATGGCGACGCCGGCGATTGCCAAAGGCAGTTTGATCATTCGCACGGCGACAAAGCTGTATCGCATCGCCAATAACGCACAAAAGTAA
- the gpmA gene encoding 2,3-diphosphoglycerate-dependent phosphoglycerate mutase: protein MYKLVLIRHGESTWNKENRFTGWTDVDLSDKGREEAKTAAEVLKAEGFTFDVAFTSVLKRAIRTLWTVLDGLDLMWIPVHHSWRLNERHYGALQGLNKAETAAKFGDDQVKIWRRSYDIPPPALETTDERYPGNDPRYTDLSGAELPLTECLKDTVARMLPYWHEQIAPAVKAGKKVIVAAHGNSLRALVKYLDDISEEDIINLNIPTGIPLVYELDENLKPIKHYYLGDADAIAKAAEAVANQGKAK, encoded by the coding sequence ATGTACAAATTGGTTTTGATTCGTCACGGCGAAAGCACTTGGAACAAAGAAAATCGCTTCACCGGCTGGACGGACGTTGATCTGTCGGATAAAGGTAGAGAAGAAGCCAAAACCGCCGCGGAAGTATTAAAAGCTGAAGGCTTCACATTTGACGTGGCCTTTACTTCAGTGCTGAAACGCGCGATCCGCACCTTGTGGACGGTATTGGACGGATTGGATTTGATGTGGATTCCCGTTCACCATTCCTGGCGGTTGAACGAACGCCATTACGGCGCATTGCAGGGATTGAACAAGGCCGAAACCGCCGCCAAGTTTGGCGATGATCAAGTTAAAATCTGGCGGCGCAGCTATGACATTCCTCCGCCTGCATTGGAAACGACGGATGAACGTTACCCCGGCAACGATCCGCGCTACACCGATTTGAGCGGAGCCGAATTGCCGCTGACCGAATGTTTGAAAGACACCGTCGCACGCATGTTGCCGTACTGGCACGAACAGATCGCTCCGGCGGTGAAAGCTGGCAAAAAAGTGATCGTCGCCGCGCATGGCAACAGCTTGCGCGCGCTGGTCAAATATCTGGATGACATTTCCGAAGAAGACATCATCAATCTGAATATTCCGACCGGCATTCCGCTGGTGTATGAATTGGACGAAAACCTGAAACCAATTAAGCATTATTACCTGGGTGACGCCGACGCGATTGCCAAAGCCGCCGAAGCTGTCGCCAATCAGGGCAAAGCAAAATAA
- the lipA gene encoding lipoyl synthase: MRSLKDRLPKPEWLKIKLNMGEDFLEVRRMMNDLNLNTVCQEARCPNIYECWSNRTATFMIAGDVCTRRCGFCAVSKGEPKPLDAGEPMHVAEAVKNLNLQHAVITGVNRDDKSDGGAEHWAATIRAVRQVNPECKVEVLIPDFEGNQEALQVVLEAQPDVLNHNTETVSRLYRRVRPHAQYQEWTMKLLSRAAKYRNTVLPQMLTKSGIMVGLGETTEEIIETMRDLRAVDCDILTIGQYLQPSERRLPVEKFYTPAEFAEFKRIGLEMGFRYVESGPLVRSSYHAHEHKPENAQKLSEALFEQPTNPRELRVLNNFNLAV; the protein is encoded by the coding sequence ATGAGATCATTAAAAGACAGATTGCCGAAGCCGGAGTGGTTGAAGATCAAGCTCAACATGGGCGAAGACTTCCTGGAAGTCCGCCGGATGATGAATGATCTGAACCTGAACACCGTTTGCCAGGAAGCTCGGTGCCCCAACATTTACGAATGTTGGTCGAATCGCACGGCGACGTTCATGATTGCCGGTGATGTTTGCACGCGACGGTGCGGATTTTGCGCCGTCAGCAAAGGCGAACCGAAACCGCTGGACGCCGGCGAACCCATGCACGTGGCCGAAGCCGTCAAAAACCTGAATCTGCAACACGCCGTCATCACGGGCGTCAACCGCGACGACAAATCCGATGGCGGAGCCGAGCATTGGGCGGCGACCATTCGCGCCGTTCGTCAGGTCAATCCCGAATGCAAAGTTGAAGTTCTGATCCCGGATTTTGAAGGCAACCAAGAAGCTTTGCAGGTAGTGCTGGAGGCTCAGCCCGATGTGTTGAATCACAACACGGAAACCGTCTCGCGTTTGTATCGCCGCGTTCGTCCGCATGCGCAATATCAGGAATGGACAATGAAGCTACTCAGCCGAGCCGCCAAGTACCGCAACACCGTTTTGCCTCAGATGCTGACGAAATCAGGGATTATGGTCGGACTGGGCGAAACGACCGAAGAAATCATCGAAACCATGCGTGATCTCCGCGCGGTGGATTGCGACATTCTGACCATCGGCCAATACCTGCAACCTTCAGAGCGCCGCTTGCCGGTCGAAAAGTTTTACACTCCGGCGGAGTTCGCCGAATTCAAACGCATCGGATTGGAAATGGGATTCCGGTATGTCGAATCCGGCCCGCTGGTGCGGTCAAGCTATCACGCGCACGAACACAAACCGGAAAACGCGCAAAAGTTGAGCGAAGCTCTGTTTGAACAACCAACAAATCCGCGCGAATTGCGCGTGCTAAACAATTTCAATCTGGCCGTGTAA
- a CDS encoding cation:dicarboxylase symporter family transporter — protein MKKFRLSLTMQIFIGLALGVIVGTLIHKLDADPYHKAQAIQWVRVLSRIFLSLIKVIIAPLLFSTLVVGIAGAGNIKEVGRIGLKALIYFEIVTTLALFIGLGAVNLTKPGIGVNLSSEQSAEAQEIAARAGKVTPQDHIVNIFPTSLIKSMADNDVLQIVVFSLIFAIAVAACGEKGKPMLAFCESLSEAMFKFTNFVMKFAPYGVGAAMAVTVGSKGLSVLKNLALLILTLYGALVVFIIIVLGVVAFLIRLPLKRFLKLVREPALLAFVTTSSESAFPKAMENMERLGVPRRIVSFVLPMGYSFNLDGSTLYLSLAAVFVAQMSNIHLSFGQQLLIVLTLMLSTKGIAAVPRASLVVLAGTLAQFGLPIEGIAVILGVDELMDMARTSTNVIGNCLATAVVARWEGEFNDKGNEIIEPIDVMPTPHHH, from the coding sequence ATGAAAAAATTCCGTCTTAGTTTAACGATGCAAATCTTCATCGGGCTGGCGCTCGGTGTCATTGTCGGAACGCTGATTCACAAACTAGACGCCGATCCGTACCACAAGGCGCAGGCCATCCAGTGGGTGCGCGTGCTGAGCCGCATCTTCCTGAGTTTGATCAAAGTTATTATTGCCCCGCTATTGTTTTCGACGCTGGTGGTTGGAATCGCTGGAGCCGGAAACATCAAGGAAGTTGGCCGCATTGGCCTGAAGGCGTTGATTTACTTTGAAATCGTCACAACGCTGGCGCTGTTCATCGGGCTTGGCGCGGTGAACCTGACCAAGCCGGGCATCGGCGTCAACCTGTCATCCGAACAAAGCGCCGAAGCGCAGGAAATCGCCGCGCGCGCCGGGAAAGTTACCCCACAAGATCACATCGTCAACATCTTCCCGACCAGTTTGATCAAATCCATGGCGGATAACGACGTGTTGCAGATCGTCGTTTTCAGCCTGATTTTCGCCATCGCCGTCGCCGCCTGCGGAGAAAAAGGCAAACCCATGCTCGCCTTTTGCGAATCCCTGTCGGAGGCGATGTTTAAGTTCACAAACTTTGTCATGAAGTTCGCGCCGTATGGCGTCGGAGCGGCGATGGCCGTCACGGTCGGCAGCAAGGGACTCTCGGTGCTTAAAAATCTGGCCTTGTTGATTTTGACGCTGTATGGCGCGCTGGTCGTATTCATCATCATCGTGCTGGGCGTCGTCGCGTTTCTGATCCGTTTGCCGTTGAAACGGTTTTTGAAGCTGGTGCGGGAACCTGCGCTGCTCGCGTTTGTCACCACTTCCAGCGAATCGGCGTTCCCAAAAGCAATGGAGAATATGGAACGGTTGGGCGTTCCGCGCCGCATCGTCAGTTTCGTGTTGCCGATGGGGTACAGTTTCAATCTGGACGGTTCGACGCTGTATTTGTCGCTGGCGGCGGTATTTGTCGCGCAGATGTCGAACATTCACCTCTCGTTTGGGCAGCAGTTGCTGATTGTGCTGACGCTGATGCTTTCGACCAAAGGCATCGCTGCCGTGCCACGCGCGTCCTTGGTGGTACTGGCCGGAACATTGGCGCAATTCGGGTTGCCGATTGAAGGCATCGCCGTCATTCTGGGCGTTGACGAATTGATGGATATGGCGCGCACTTCGACCAACGTCATTGGCAACTGCCTGGCAACGGCGGTCGTCGCTCGCTGGGAAGGCGAGTTCAATGACAAAGGCAATGAAATCATTGAGCCGATTGACGTGATGCCTACGCCGCATCATCACTAA
- the lipB gene encoding lipoyl(octanoyl) transferase LipB, whose amino-acid sequence MICETRYLGLVPYGEAHELQKQLVEKRKADEIPDTFLLLQHPHVITLGRAADRTNILADEAMRAQFGVELHETGRGGDVTYHGPGQLVGYPIIKLLPGRQDIRRYVRDIQEVLIRTSADFGVKAEPRGGEFVGVWVGDDKLGAIGIRISRWVTMHGFAFNVTTDLNYFQLIVPCGIRGHGVTSLEQLLGHPVEMELVVNRVQHHFGEVFNRKMMGDGS is encoded by the coding sequence ATGATTTGTGAAACGCGTTATCTAGGCTTGGTTCCTTACGGCGAAGCCCACGAACTGCAAAAGCAGTTGGTCGAGAAACGCAAAGCGGATGAAATCCCCGACACGTTTTTGCTGCTCCAACACCCGCATGTCATCACGTTGGGGCGGGCGGCAGATCGAACGAACATTTTGGCCGACGAAGCGATGCGCGCGCAGTTTGGCGTTGAGCTTCACGAAACCGGGCGCGGTGGTGACGTGACTTACCACGGCCCAGGCCAGTTGGTCGGGTATCCGATTATCAAATTGCTGCCCGGGCGTCAGGATATCCGCCGCTACGTGCGCGACATTCAGGAGGTGCTGATCCGCACTTCCGCCGATTTCGGCGTCAAAGCCGAACCACGCGGCGGAGAGTTCGTCGGCGTCTGGGTGGGTGATGACAAACTGGGCGCGATTGGCATCCGCATCTCGCGCTGGGTGACGATGCATGGATTTGCGTTCAACGTCACCACTGATTTGAATTACTTTCAATTGATCGTTCCGTGTGGCATTCGCGGGCACGGAGTTACTTCACTGGAACAGCTTTTGGGTCATCCGGTCGAAATGGAATTGGTCGTCAATCGCGTTCAGCACCATTTCGGCGAAGTGTTCAACCGAAAGATGATGGGCGACGGTTCGTAG
- the sucB gene encoding 2-oxoglutarate dehydrogenase, E2 component, dihydrolipoamide succinyltransferase, whose translation MATDVLMPQMGESIAEGTIVKWLKQVGDNVQRDEPLLEISTDKVDAEVPSPAAGVLLEILAKEGETVGVNAVIGRLGEAGESGATASKAAEPAPVKVAEVGPQTEDPAVPAMKNQVQPLAPSESSVAQPAIAPIPSAPAAAEDGDGKKVRSSPLVRNIAREHGVNLEEVSGTGLGGRVTKEDILNFIERGKVAPAAVPAAPPVPAAPPAPPSVPAAPAAPIAPPAPIPAVPAYATGDRITIEPMTNMRRRIAENMLASRRTSAHVTTFFEVDFTNIARLRDKVKKSFEAQNGTKLTFLPFVIKATIDALKALPIVNSSVEGDNIVYKHDYNIGIAVALDWGLIVPVIKQADALSITGLARSSQDLANRARGKQLKPDEISGGTFSITNFGLYGGYTATPIINQPQVAILGMGGIHKKPWVVETPDGDAIAIRHIGVMSLSFDHRIIDGAVGDQFMAHIKKTIETTDFSALL comes from the coding sequence ATGGCTACTGATGTTTTGATGCCCCAGATGGGCGAATCCATTGCTGAAGGAACGATTGTCAAATGGCTGAAACAGGTGGGCGATAACGTTCAGCGCGACGAACCGCTGCTGGAAATTTCCACCGACAAAGTGGACGCCGAAGTTCCCTCGCCCGCCGCAGGCGTGTTGCTGGAAATACTGGCCAAAGAAGGAGAAACCGTCGGCGTTAATGCCGTCATCGGACGATTGGGAGAAGCGGGCGAATCAGGCGCTACCGCTTCCAAAGCAGCAGAACCCGCCCCTGTGAAAGTGGCGGAAGTTGGCCCGCAAACCGAAGATCCGGCGGTTCCGGCCATGAAAAATCAAGTTCAGCCGCTGGCGCCTTCGGAATCGTCTGTTGCTCAACCCGCAATCGCACCGATTCCATCGGCTCCTGCTGCGGCGGAAGATGGTGATGGGAAAAAGGTTCGTTCGTCTCCATTGGTGCGCAACATCGCGCGCGAACATGGTGTCAATCTGGAAGAAGTTTCCGGCACTGGCCTTGGCGGTCGCGTGACCAAAGAAGACATTTTGAACTTCATCGAACGCGGCAAGGTCGCGCCAGCGGCAGTTCCTGCGGCTCCGCCAGTTCCGGCTGCCCCGCCAGCGCCTCCGTCTGTTCCGGCTGCGCCTGCGGCTCCAATTGCGCCGCCCGCGCCCATTCCGGCAGTTCCGGCCTACGCGACAGGCGACCGCATCACGATCGAACCGATGACGAATATGCGTCGCCGCATCGCGGAAAACATGCTCGCCAGCCGCCGCACTTCGGCGCACGTGACCACGTTTTTCGAAGTGGATTTCACCAACATCGCCCGATTGCGCGACAAGGTGAAAAAGAGCTTTGAAGCGCAGAACGGCACCAAATTAACCTTCCTGCCGTTCGTCATCAAAGCGACGATTGATGCGCTGAAGGCACTGCCCATTGTCAATTCTTCGGTCGAAGGCGACAACATCGTTTACAAACACGATTACAACATCGGCATTGCCGTGGCTTTGGATTGGGGGTTGATCGTGCCGGTCATCAAACAGGCCGACGCATTGAGCATCACGGGTTTGGCGCGTTCTTCCCAGGATTTGGCCAATCGCGCGCGCGGCAAACAACTGAAACCGGACGAAATTTCCGGCGGAACGTTTTCCATCACAAACTTCGGGCTCTACGGTGGTTACACTGCCACGCCAATCATCAACCAACCACAAGTGGCAATTTTGGGAATGGGTGGTATCCACAAAAAACCGTGGGTCGTAGAAACTCCGGACGGAGACGCCATTGCCATTCGCCATATCGGCGTGATGAGCCTGTCATTCGATCATCGCATCATTGACGGCGCTGTGGGCGATCAATTCATGGCGCACATCAAGAAGACGATTGAAACGACGGACTTTTCGGCGTTGTTGTAA
- the nagA gene encoding N-acetylglucosamine-6-phosphate deacetylase, with the protein MSDRLAIVGGKIVTPQTVIENGVVLCEDGKIKFVGSSKEAAPEPGSNVVDAAGGIVMPGFIDTHFHGSGRDDVMANGAEGIRRISRALLKFGTTGFLATTIAARHAELMKAVEDTVAAETAEADSPEGAQILGLHIEGPYINLKFKGAQPVEGIRDPNFDEVRELLSAAAGRIKIMTMAPELPGGMELIRFLKSNGVEVSLGHSDADYDTALAAIEVGATRATHLYNAMSGVHHRKPGLASAVLNEPGIQAELICDGVHVHPRMAQLAWRAKGRDGITLITDATAAQGVGDGTFTLGDFQIQVRGPLCTLMDGVTIAGSVLTMNAAVGNAMDFTGMSLVDAAYTSAFASAKVCGVADRKGSIEIGKDADLAVLKPDFSVSHTIRAGVVAYEKRE; encoded by the coding sequence ATGTCAGATCGTTTGGCAATTGTTGGTGGCAAGATCGTCACGCCGCAAACCGTCATCGAAAACGGTGTCGTGCTGTGTGAGGACGGCAAAATCAAGTTTGTCGGTTCCAGCAAGGAGGCTGCGCCCGAACCCGGTTCAAATGTAGTTGATGCCGCAGGCGGAATCGTCATGCCCGGATTCATTGACACGCATTTTCACGGCAGCGGCAGAGATGATGTGATGGCCAACGGAGCCGAAGGCATACGGCGAATTTCCCGCGCATTGCTGAAATTCGGCACCACGGGCTTTCTGGCAACGACGATTGCCGCCCGGCACGCGGAGTTGATGAAGGCGGTCGAAGACACCGTGGCGGCTGAAACTGCGGAAGCCGATTCGCCCGAAGGCGCGCAGATTTTGGGGCTGCACATCGAAGGGCCGTACATCAATCTGAAATTCAAAGGCGCGCAGCCCGTCGAAGGCATTCGTGATCCGAACTTTGACGAAGTCCGCGAACTGCTTTCTGCCGCCGCAGGCCGAATCAAAATCATGACGATGGCTCCGGAATTGCCGGGCGGAATGGAGTTGATTCGTTTTCTAAAATCCAACGGCGTTGAAGTTTCGCTGGGGCATTCGGATGCCGATTACGACACGGCATTAGCGGCGATTGAAGTCGGGGCAACGCGCGCGACGCATTTGTATAACGCCATGTCCGGCGTTCATCACCGCAAACCCGGGCTGGCTTCGGCTGTGTTGAATGAACCGGGCATTCAGGCGGAACTGATTTGCGATGGCGTTCACGTTCACCCGCGAATGGCGCAACTGGCCTGGCGCGCAAAGGGGCGCGATGGAATTACTTTGATTACGGATGCGACGGCGGCGCAGGGCGTGGGCGATGGAACATTCACGCTCGGCGATTTTCAGATTCAGGTGCGCGGCCCGCTTTGCACTTTAATGGACGGCGTGACCATCGCCGGTTCCGTGTTGACGATGAACGCGGCGGTCGGCAACGCAATGGATTTTACTGGAATGAGTTTGGTGGATGCGGCGTACACGTCGGCGTTCGCCTCCGCGAAAGTTTGCGGCGTTGCTGACCGCAAAGGCTCCATCGAAATTGGAAAAGATGCCGACTTGGCAGTTTTGAAGCCGGACTTTAGCGTTTCTCACACTATCCGAGCGGGCGTTGTCGCCTACGAAAAGCGCGAATAA
- a CDS encoding histone deacetylase, with the protein MKVCYSDRYAVPLPDAHPFPMPKYRLVRDQLLAEGSLTNEHLIEPPLARDEDIWLVHTEDYWFRCVRGELTPQEVRRIGLPWSEGLVRRSCASTQGTIIAARIALKDGVASNLAGGTHHAYADHGEGYCVLNDIAIATRVLQRDALAERIAVIDCDVHQGNGTAAIFQNEPRVFTFSMHGEKNFPARKEQSSLDIHLPDGVGDDEYLAVLSEHVPRILDKFQPDFVFYQAGVDPFERDRLGRLNLTIEGLRRRDEFVIGACRRRDVPVATTMGGGYAKNILDSVEAHCNTVRVALGFA; encoded by the coding sequence ATGAAGGTTTGTTATTCCGACCGATATGCAGTTCCGCTTCCGGATGCCCATCCGTTTCCAATGCCAAAGTACCGCTTGGTACGCGATCAACTGCTGGCCGAAGGCTCGCTTACGAACGAACATTTGATCGAACCGCCGCTGGCGCGCGACGAAGACATTTGGCTGGTTCACACGGAAGATTATTGGTTTCGATGCGTGCGGGGAGAATTGACGCCGCAGGAAGTGAGGCGCATTGGGTTGCCCTGGTCGGAAGGCTTGGTGCGGCGGTCGTGCGCGTCAACACAGGGAACCATCATTGCTGCCCGAATCGCATTAAAAGATGGAGTGGCGTCGAATCTGGCCGGCGGAACGCATCACGCGTACGCAGATCACGGCGAAGGATATTGCGTGCTGAATGATATTGCGATTGCCACGCGCGTGTTACAGCGGGACGCCCTGGCCGAGCGAATCGCCGTGATTGATTGCGACGTTCATCAAGGCAACGGAACCGCCGCCATATTTCAAAACGAACCGCGCGTATTCACGTTTTCCATGCACGGGGAAAAAAATTTTCCGGCGCGGAAAGAACAAAGTTCGCTGGACATTCATTTGCCGGACGGTGTGGGCGATGACGAATATCTGGCGGTGTTAAGCGAACACGTTCCGCGGATTCTGGACAAGTTCCAGCCCGATTTCGTGTTTTACCAAGCCGGTGTTGATCCGTTTGAACGTGACCGGCTTGGCAGGTTGAATTTGACGATTGAGGGGTTGCGGCGGCGGGATGAGTTTGTGATTGGCGCTTGCCGACGGCGTGACGTGCCCGTTGCGACGACGATGGGGGGAGGTTACGCCAAAAACATCCTCGATTCGGTGGAAGCTCATTGCAACACGGTTCGCGTTGCGCTTGGTTTTGCTTGA
- a CDS encoding FecR domain-containing protein, with protein sequence MLSRNYRVFFHLCAAVFFMTSLLFEGASAQQLGSARITAIEGQVEIRRYPSTQPVPVKIAFKVDDRLSAGDTIITGKNGKLVLGLTDGSQAVIAPKSTVVIKDLSESPRTLFEVIKGKTRVHIEKLGGQPNPYRVNTPTAVIAVRGTIFDVLVDDNETQVFLHEGEVAVTNLRLPNQPIILSAGQMTRIQMLGPPRPPGTFKPGRNDGNFRTAQTGRQGQDNGRIADSSRRGSEGPNRSGQRSDGNDRREPGRGTPPAIGGSQPEIGRGGPPPGGAKPKGKP encoded by the coding sequence ATGCTTTCCAGAAACTATCGAGTTTTCTTTCATTTGTGCGCCGCGGTGTTTTTCATGACCAGCCTGTTGTTTGAGGGGGCGTCGGCTCAACAATTGGGTTCAGCCAGAATTACCGCCATCGAAGGGCAGGTCGAAATCCGGCGCTATCCCAGCACGCAACCTGTCCCGGTCAAGATTGCTTTCAAGGTGGACGACCGATTGTCGGCAGGCGACACGATCATCACGGGCAAAAACGGAAAACTGGTTTTGGGGCTGACCGATGGTTCGCAGGCTGTCATCGCGCCAAAGTCAACAGTAGTCATCAAGGATTTGAGCGAATCGCCGCGCACGCTGTTTGAAGTCATCAAAGGCAAAACGCGCGTCCACATTGAAAAGCTTGGCGGCCAACCGAATCCTTATCGCGTCAATACGCCGACGGCGGTGATTGCCGTTCGGGGAACGATCTTCGATGTGTTGGTTGATGACAATGAAACCCAGGTTTTTTTGCACGAAGGTGAAGTGGCCGTTACGAATTTACGGTTGCCGAACCAGCCGATCATTCTTTCAGCGGGGCAAATGACGCGCATACAGATGTTGGGTCCGCCCAGACCGCCTGGGACTTTCAAACCCGGTCGCAATGATGGAAACTTCAGAACCGCACAAACCGGCAGGCAGGGACAGGACAACGGGCGGATCGCCGATTCATCCAGGCGTGGATCGGAAGGGCCGAATCGAAGCGGTCAGCGGTCAGACGGAAATGATCGGCGGGAACCCGGACGCGGAACGCCTCCTGCAATCGGCGGCTCTCAACCCGAAATCGGTCGAGGCGGCCCGCCGCCGGGTGGCGCCAAACCAAAAGGGAAACCATAA